The DNA window NNNNNNNNNNNNNNNNNNNNNNNNNNNNNNNNNNNNNNNNNNNNNNNNNNNNNNNNNNNNNNNNNNNNNNNNNNNNNNNNNNNNNNNNNNNNNNNNNNNNNNNNNNNNNNNNNNNNNNNNNNNNNNNNNNNNNNNNNNNNNNNNNNNNNNNNNNNNNNNNNNNNNNNNNNNNNNNNNNNNNNNNNNNNNNNNNNNNNNNNNNNNNNNNNNNNNNNNNNNNNNNNNNNNNNNNNNNNNNNNNNNNNNNNNNNNNNNNNNNNNNNNNNNNNNNNNNNNNNNNNNNNNNNNNNNNNNNNNNNNNNNNNNNNNNNNNNNNNNNNNNNNNNNNNNNNNNNNNNNNNNNNNNNNNNNNNNNNNNNNNNNNNNNNNNNNNNNNNNNNNNNNNNNNNNNNNNNNNNNNNNNNNNNNNNNNNNNNNNNNNNNNNNNNNNNNNNNNNNNNNNNNNNNNNNNNNNNNNNNNNNNNNNNNNNNNNNNNNNNNNNNNNNNNNNNNNNNNNNNNNNNNNNNNNNNNNNNNNNNNNNNNNNNNNNNNNNNNNNNNNNNNNNNNNNNNNNNNNNNNNNNNNNNNNNNNNNNNNNNNNNNNNNNNNNNNNNNNNNaggatatggaagttttgttatatacatactaagataatgatttttatcttcttcttttaatttgtaataatgtattctatattcacatatataagacttcacattatataaatcatatatctgaatattagctaaatggttttttgcttcttgatattctttattatagacttcttgtctatgatctataatattttttccaaaaaattctttatatagaatcatcattatatataatattttatcataagctgttgtttttattgctaattcttctattatttggttcTCTATTGATatcatataatctcttatagttcctttagtatgaaaccctatgtaattccaaatatctcttccagacaaatcactaagttttggattagtaaaggcttctaataaaaaggaattcaaccaattttcaaaaatttccttttcattctttttacagtctaagtcaagcattctttctccttccatttcctggattttaggaacgtattttgatggtatttttgtatattttgaatctttatttataaacccttttttaaaggcataattatcaaaacctgtttcccatttatattgagattggttatctttagatgttccagcttcattttttacttgtattggaattgctggttcttcgtcacttgaataatctagaatgtgttattcattttctatattttcagaatttactaattcttcttctatttgaaatcattgttccataatattattttcttgagccatttttaattgtttaaaaagcattataacttcttctaatttttcctcaatattcataattttagtggtggttttacttttaaatctgttatgttgattatattttgaaatttttcttctttgggattctctttttccttatttctttgaaattttatggatactaatatttcttcaagcatatctactatagaatttaattgtgggttaaaagtatgataaagatgtggggaatcatttccatggtaacatttcttagaaattccgtgtgaaaaataagttttttcaggtttttgaagtccttcaatcaaacttatagtaaaataaagattttgagaaaaatcattttgtattgattttaagaattcggtgtcattacagttgacattagttaaaatcattaatttttgatctattaattttgataacttaattatttcttctcgtaactcttttaatttacttttttccattaggtgacgcttttctttgtgaggagttataatttaaaatgtgaCTTTAAAAAGTGTGGTGTAAGCAAATCTTTAAATCTGTACAGATTTAGATCTGTACCATataattttctcaatttttaaaTGTAAAGGGTATAGTTTAATCTGTCTTTAACAACAATATGTATATGTGAAAGACCTTTTAACCAATGTTATAAATGAACTCATCTGGAAGAGATTAATAAAAATGGTCAACAAAAAATTGGAGAGatttcttaacaaaaaattattcgTACTACTAGTCCACAACTTTAGGAGaaatagaaaagagaaaaaataaaaagaattataacGTGTAATAAATTCAAGAGGTAGTAATATTAGGAGAATAGGAgattagtatattttgtgatttataattattaattgattattattattagtatttttcaatataaatatttattatttaaattaatttaaaaaacttaattaaattatttatttaaattaaatcttaacAATAAAagattatatgtattattttaatattaactaaattttaatgaaaaaatttgataCTGATATATTCTCTTTCAAGAGGGGCCACCAGCATGTGAAAATGGGAATACTGTTGAAAATAGTGTctaaattctcttcttcttgtaTCTTCTTCTGTTTGCAAAAACCATTTCATTCAACTTAGACTAtctactaatttttatttttatagtcaTAATGTGTCTAAATTcgataccaaaaaaaaaaaaagaaattgccCCATTCATTCATCCTATGCTTTTTCACGTCCCATCaccaatctctctctctctcttccctaAAAAAATTcccatttttctttctctttctctctctttctctttctcccccaaaccaaaccaaaactAAACgctcctttctctctctctctctctgaaacCAGAAACCCTTTCCCGTGAAAACATTCACCGCAAACTCaaacaaacacacacacacactcctTAAAACCTTCAAAACCTTAAAACACTGAACTAACAACAGCAACCAAACCTTAAAACCTTCGAAACCCAACCCAACCCTTCTTAAATCAAAACTACCCCCATATCACATCCATCACACAATAACCAAACACAAAGAGAAAAACCATAACCTATATTACTAGGTTGTGGTGCTTCTTCATTAATGGACACAGCTTCAGGTAGTGAAGgtggaggaagaggagaagaaagaggagagCCTGAACCTCCATCACCGGTGCCTGTTGCTGCAGCACCAACAATTACCACTACCACAGCCACGCCGGCGGAGACATCGTCTCCGCCGGCGNNNNNNNNNNNNNNNNNNNNNNNNNNNNNNNNNNNNNNGAAGAGACTGGAACACGTTCTTGCAGTACCTTCGGAACCACAAGCCGCCATTAACGCTAGCGAGGTGCAGCGGCGCGCACGTGATCGAATTCTTGAAATACTTAGATCAGTTCGGAAAGACCAAGGTGCACGTGCCGGGATGTCCGTATTTTGGACATCCCAATCCTCCTGCACCCTGTGCCTGCCCTCTCAAACAGGCGTGGGGCAGCCTTGACGCACTTATAGGAAGACTCAGGGCGGCCTACGAAGAAAACGGAGGCCGCCCTGAGTCTAACCCGTTCGGCGCCAAGGCCGTTAGGATTTACCTGAGGGAAGTTAGGGAAGGACAAGCCAAAGCGAGAGGGATCCCTTATGAGAAGAAAAAGCGAAAGAGGTCGACGGTGACGGTGTCGGCGGTGAGTAGTAGTAGTGGAAGTGGTGCAATTTCTATTGCTAGTggaagtggtggtggtggtgacggCAACAACGGCGGTGGTGAAACTCCTGCCTGTGGTGGTGGAGCCGGTGGTTCTAGTGCTAGTACTCTAACTTCTACAGCTAATGTTTCTACTACTTCTACCACCGTATAGTAATTTGAAtttcattaatttatttttttttcttaaaaaaaatattattactcttAAATCTTAATTATCTTTGATTATTGTGTAGGAAATTAATTGTGATTATAAGGAGTACAAGTTACATGATTGTTGTGGCAAATTTATTTTCTGacgatcaaattaattaattgacacCCCCttccaattatatatatatactgttttttttatttaattagttgatatagcACTTTCATACCTACTAGCTAGGTTTATTTCTCATTTGATAATTCATATGTTAGATTCAGTTTTTTGTGTTGCTTTGGGGGAGGGGGTGttcatctaattaataaaaacaacTCCATGCACTAGCTAGCTTGATATAACTTCttaagaatattttaaattattagattaaattatatatatactttagttttaaattttttaaaaattattaaaaataatactatgctgaagaacatttttttcataataaaaaatattaaataaataaaaacagtaTGTACCATATAAATTTCTCTTAAAAAagtatcaattatcaattgtaTGTTCTTGTAGTTAAGAAATTTTTGGGTCCCTATATATTTCTTAGTACCTTTAGGAGGATggaaattaaactcaaaattcTCTAAGTCctttatttcattttcatcattAGGAACTCATCATCAATGATGTCGttcattttcttaatttctaGTTTCTTTTATAGGGAAATGCTACTACTGTTGGAGAGTGAAGGAGAAAGCTTAGAACACTGTGTTGCACAATGTATTCAAATCACTATAGTCTATAGTGATTATGCATGATTCCATTAAGGAAACTAATAGCTATATACTTGCAATGCAAATAGCACACATCATTCATTTACTTTCATAATGACATTCCATTTTTGTCTTGACCTATATGTGAAGCTCAAATCAAAGTAGTGCATTTGGATAACAATTTGGTGAAAATTAGAAAGATACGATCGAtctcaaaagaaaataattaaatcacaatgatatcttttaatttatccTTGGATGTCATTCTGTAGAACAGTGTATATAGGTAGGTAACTCGCTAGATCTATGGCAATCAAAGACATTGACCCTTCCATTATGATCACAATAATTACTTTTAGTAAGTAGtggataaatataatattattttttaagtaatatCTTTATtagctttcaatttttttattatcaaatattagacaataaattttattataaatcatTTCTCaacttttgttttattaaacaaattaattttcaaatcagatTTCAAGTTTagcaaattaatatttattactaTATAAAAGATGAAAGTTTcctcttaataataaaaaaatcttagtcCAGTTCtaagtaaaaatattatataaaaatttatttgtctaaTGAAATAATAGTTAGAGACTAATTTAGTAACTACAATTTATTAGAAACTAAACTGGCTAACAAAAAGTTTTTTATATGTCAAGTGATTTGGAATATGACacattttctttaattattattctcTCATTTTTATCTTGTTTTGGTGCTTCAACTAATAATAACAAAGAAGAATATATATANNNNNNNNNNNNNNNNNNNNNNNNNNNNNNNNNNNNNNNNNNNNNNNNNNNNNNNNNNNNNNNNNNNNNNNNNNNNNNNNNNNNNNNNNNNNNNNNNNNNNNNNNNNNNNNNNNNNNNNNNNNNNNNNNNNNNNNNNNNNNNNNNNNNNNNNNNNNNNNNNNNNNNNNNNNNNNNNNNNNNNNNNNNNNNNNNNNNNNNNNNNNNNNNNNNNNNNNNNNNNNNNNNNNNNNNNNNNNNNNNNNNNNNNNNNNNNNNNNNNNNNNNNNNNNNNNNNNNNNNNNNNNNNNNNNNNNNNNNNNNNNNNNNNNNNNNNNNNNNNNNNNNNNNNNNNNNNNNNNNNNNNNNNNNNNNNNNNNNNNNNNNNNNNNNNNNNNNNNNNNNNNNNNNNNNNNNNNNNNNNNNNNNNNNNNNNNaaatttaatttaatttcaatatctCAGTTTCCATCTTCCTCTCCACACGCAGCCATATATTATAACAAGGTCTAATACTCTTTCTTAATCTTATTAGGACTATACACAACTTCAAGCAGTAATCACCACTGTTCAATTGGTCCCCGGGGAACTCATAAGCTCTTCTtgatcttatatatatatatgttcctCAATCTATCGGCAATGATGCACACGTGCACTCCATCATTTTACAAAATATCTTTGGCACTTATATGATTCATCAGGTGCATGCTTTTCTTTCGTTGCAACTTGTTATATATAagaatttgtttttcaatttttagaaTTGTGTCTGGCTTattcattattatatatatatataagttttgGTATTATTGTTACTCCattaattacattaatcatTCACATGCtttgcttctttaattttctctctctattaTGATACTTATAATAGACGTTTAATTTCTTTCCGTGATAATAACACCTTACTACAAGATATAGGAAGCAAGCATCAATATAATGGatgaatagaagaaagaaagaaaaaaaattaatttttttgataccTTGTGATTGTtgatcatattttattttagtaaccTCCACCTAAGTGTGAAAAGGACTATTAGCCAACCGTATTGTTCCTTATTacattctatattttttattttgtttaaatttttttattcattttttgagTCATCACAACCCCAGCTAGAATTTATTAAATTCTATGTTATTATAGCATAGACCCACCAGCCACTCCCAAACAAAACCACATTTCTGAAATCTTAATTTGGGATTTTGGACCCATATATGTATAATGTATccactaattaaaaaaatcatgatTCATCTCCTCAATCCTCATTATCATAATGCACCCGCaaaattattttgttctttGTATTACTCTTTTGTTTGGTTCTTTGATATCTgacattattgttattattattattattagtttagtTAACATGTATTCTtaagatatatgatttttatatttttaataaaaatttcaatttataattttaatatatatacttaattaacacacaaaataaataaactattattattattgttgttgtttattttcttcctaATTTCTCGATGAAGAATAAttcatatcttttggatttaAGAGGAACTTTCGCTTTCTGGCCTTTTGTAGAAGCAAATAATTTCGTATAGGGCACTTTATTTTCCttactttcttttgtttttttctttattatgcTTGGTGGCCACTTTAACCCATTTCGATTTCTAAAAAGTCAAAAAGGAAATATTGGATATATCCTCTTCTTTGTGTCTAACAACAAAAACTTAACATCCGTGATTGTTTGGTCACTCGGTCACTCTTCAAATATTCTCTTCTCCTATAACTGGTAATTTCTTcatgctttaattttttttatttcttttgggTGGAAAAAAATGTTTACTTGTGCTTCCACACCAAACCATCTAttaccaaaatttaataaacGTTTGTCATTGAAATGCGCTTTTGTTGGAT is part of the Arachis duranensis cultivar V14167 chromosome 1, aradu.V14167.gnm2.J7QH, whole genome shotgun sequence genome and encodes:
- the LOC107474562 gene encoding protein G1-like7: MDTASGSEGGGRGEERGEPEPPSPVPVAAAPTITTTTATPAETSDWNTFLQYLRNHKPPLTLARCSGAHVIEFLKYLDQFGKTKVHVPGCPYFGHPNPPAPCACPLKQAWGSLDALIGRLRAAYEENGGRPESNPFGAKAVRIYLREVREGQAKARGIPYEKKKRKRSTVTVSAVSSSSGSGAISIASGSGGGGDGNNGGGETPACGGGAGGSSASTLTSTANVSTTSTTV